Part of the Pelobates fuscus isolate aPelFus1 chromosome 12, aPelFus1.pri, whole genome shotgun sequence genome, CAGGTCCATTTGATTGTATTTATGGAAGGCTTTTAGAAGACAGTTTTCCTCAATTCCAAGATGtgttttgaaatattatgtttgtCTCATATTATTAAACAAGGGATTTTATGAAAAGGCAAGCAAAATGTCAATTTACGTCAGTGATGTGGACTAAATAGTATAATTTCTTTAAAATTGTACTGAATTTAACATTGTGAAATGAAAAGATTACTATCATCCACACAAGGCATCCTTGTCAGAACAGGTATTGAAAGGCTGTGGCTTCCAACAATCTCAATCTGCTCACGTCTAATGATTTAGTCCAGGGTTCTCCAAAACCAACCCTATTGATGTTGATGAACTaccactcccatgattctctggccatctatttcattcaaagaatcatgggagttgtagttcagctatATCTGGAGGGACAGAATCTGGAGAACCCTAAATTAGTCCAACAACAGCTTCACGACCAAGGTCAAACATGCCCGgtctttaaaatgtattaattaatatGTCAACATCATGGAATTTTTCTGTGTACAGTCTTTGGATGGACTTCATCCAAAAAGCTGAACATCCAAGGGGATAATCACCTCCTGACATTATAATTACCCAGTGTGATAGCTCTATTTATACCAAGCACTGGCCATTAGattcaatagaaaaaaataaacaccttCAATTAAAGAAAAGAATTCGAGAGAGATATTTAAATTGAGCTATTTAGAACATTAGAAACGTTGGCCGCGTAAACCTGCCTAATACATTAAGAAGGAAAACTCAACAAAACTTTTCTTTAATTGTAAGACCTTCAGTGTAGAAAGCAACGGTTTAACGTTCGAAGTCTATATTTAAGAAAATTATAGCATTAGAAGTATAAAAGCCATTAAGTGTTTGGTAAGGACGTCCTCGGTTCCATAAAGACATTTTAGCAGCAGGCATCTGGTTCATTTCTTAGTAAATGTTCTGTGTTACTTGGAaataaaagaattttaaaaataaatgatagcttttactgcaataattcTTGCGTTCTAGGTAAGGTTCGAGAATATTGTCAAATTAATcataatttgttttttctttgttttttttttggaacaacATAGGTGTCTTATAGAGCTCAAAAGGGAATGACAAGAAACGCCGTCTTAAAAATGATGGTGGTGTGGGTTTCAGCATTCATTTTGTACGGCCCGGCCATTATAAGTTGGGAATACATTGCAAGAACAACTATATTACCAGAAGGTGAATGTTATGTGGAATTTTATTACAACTGGTATTTCTTAATGATAGCCTCAACGGTGGAGTTCTTTACACCCTTCATCAGTGTGACTTATTTTAATTTGAGCATCTACATCAACATCAAGAAGAGAACCATGATGAGAAACGAGGAGCTTGCTCAAGGCCAAGAACATTGCGAGATGAGTTTCCAAGGGAAGAAAAAAGAGCACCTAATATTTTTTGTGAAACCGGCGGACCGGCCACGCTGTGACGCCAAAAAGCAGTCCTCCTGCCTTTCCCCCACGAGACCTTCTGCCTCTGCGCATGGTGCACCAAAGCTTGAAGGTCACATGTTGGACCTGAACTTAAGTCAAGATCTTCCACCATTACAAGTTGAAGTCCAAACCAAAAGACCTCAAGACTGCTTTTACAAAACCGTAGAAAATGCTTGCAGCAATATCAGACAAGATATGGCTAGTAGCATTGCCAACCGATTTAGGCTATCGAGGGACAAAAGAGTAGCCAAGTCTCTGGCTatcattgtttgtgtgtttgggcTATGCTGGGCACCATACACGCTACTGATGATCATCAGGGCGGCCTGCCATGGCCGATGTGTCCAACATTATCTCTATGAGATTTCCTTCTGGCTTCTGTGGTTAAATTCAGCCATCAACCCCGTGCTGTATCCTCTTTGCCATATGAGTTTCAGGAAAGCTTTCATGAAGCTTCTTTGCCCAGGAAAAGCAAAAATACACCcaaatattttcatgtgacaaacaatgttaaataactaaggaaaaactttaaataaataaacaatcgaCCAGACAAGAAAAAAAAGGGCAATCAGTCCGAAAGTTAGATACCGTCTGAAACTGACAAAACATATTTGCTGGAATTTTCCTTATacactaaataaataatttagagtTTAATTAATTCAGTGCTAGAATAAAACAGCAGGAAACGGTATGTTGTACAGAGCAAGCTACAGGAAAAAGAAGTGCAAAATCCCAGGTGCCGCGTTATCAAAAGGACTGACATGATAATTGTAATCTCATCATTGCTGGTTTTGCCTATTGGGATTTATCGATAAGACAATAATGCACTAAGGGGTGACACTGACAGCATCCTGGAGTATTCGTCCCAAAAACAAAGGGCTTTGCATATGTATTTCAGCTTAACATACTATTTGGTTGCAACATGACTGTATCTTCATGTATGCTTAGCGTGTGAACAGGATGAAATAAATATTGTACACAATTTATGTTGAACATATAAGTGTCGTAGTGATTACAATAACAGTGAGTATTGATTACTATCTTGGTGACATCATTCAAAATGTGGAGTAAGATGATGTCGTACATATCTGCAACAAGCATGTGTG contains:
- the LOC134578416 gene encoding histamine H3 receptor-like, with protein sequence MPADIPILNSSSVGAQLGNKCLAGSPGEEQFQHYGQFSPTVSILLAVTMALMVLATVLGNALVILAFIVDKGLRTQGNFFFLNLAIADFLVGGFCIPLYIPYVLTGQWKFGKGLCKLWLVMDYLLCTASVFNIVLISYDRFISVTKAVSYRAQKGMTRNAVLKMMVVWVSAFILYGPAIISWEYIARTTILPEGECYVEFYYNWYFLMIASTVEFFTPFISVTYFNLSIYINIKKRTMMRNEELAQGQEHCEMSFQGKKKEHLIFFVKPADRPRCDAKKQSSCLSPTRPSASAHGAPKLEGHMLDLNLSQDLPPLQVEVQTKRPQDCFYKTVENACSNIRQDMASSIANRFRLSRDKRVAKSLAIIVCVFGLCWAPYTLLMIIRAACHGRCVQHYLYEISFWLLWLNSAINPVLYPLCHMSFRKAFMKLLCPGKAKIHPNIFM